AAGTGCTTACTACATTTCATATTTAcattatacttaaaaaataataatatatttaaagaaaatatacttAAACTAAAGATTAATTGATCCCTTTTAATACTATAATTTCACAaacacaactttaaaaaagaaggTGAAAGCAAAGTTTGTACTTAAGGTAAAACCAAGCACCAGTAAAACAAGTCAAAGGCAGATGCATGAACAGCAGTGTTAAGGTCAGAGGTTTAAAACTATAACTAAACTCACAGTTAAGGTCCTAATTAACACAACAGCATGTCCTTACATTATTAATTGGAAGCAATTAAGCATACACATACATGAAAACATTGTTATACATAAAGGGTGAGTCAGCCAGGGAAAGCAGCAACCTCAATGGGTGCAGTTGGTCTGCATGCTGCTGGTGCATCATACTTGGTGAACAGCTTGTAAGAGGAAATAAGAGAAAGCAACACATAGCAAAACACTGCCACAAATGTGATAACAATTGATGCTGTCACCTTGTTACAGAATCGACCAAATGATCCACAGGCTGAGCTCCATGTTGTGGCAGTGTTTCCATTCTCTGCTAGGTACAAAACCTCAGTTGACACTGCTCCAGCAGCTAGAACTATGTACGTTAGCACCTAAAAATGCAAATTTGACAAGTTTTCAGTTTATGCATCATTAGCATTAACATTAACATCATTAGCTGAGCTGAAGGTCAAGACATGCCAAATCTAGTCGTTGATTGACACAGATCAGTCCAAGTCAAAGATCGAAACGGTTAGTCCAAATTGAAGGTTAAGACTAATCGGTCCAGTCCAAATCAAAGTTGAAGGTGAATTTCGACCGAACTGGACTTAAGTTCAAGATGAATTGGCCTGAACCGAAGGgataattcaattcaattcaagaTCAACCCTATCCGATTTTCTGAAGATCGAGACAGATCAATTCAAATTGAAAGTCGAGATAAACAAGACTTAAATGAAGgtctaataatattattctaaaaaaattaatacttttttcatGTTTGAAAGTCGagactttttattttatgaacttttTTGACCCAGCAACGTGGATCAGGGTCAAATCCGTGGACTATATTGACAAAGTGGCAAAACAGGTCAATGGAATTATCCAAAACATGCCAGAAGATAAAGTGGGTGTTTGGTTTAACTGCTCATTTGCTAGTTCTGATTATATATGAGACTTaagttttaaaaactaaaatttgattCTGGTTTAGGCTACAAAAATTGCTTTTTCACAAGTTTGAACTTCATTTTGAAGGCTTAAATTTAATCCTTATCTGTACTTTTCTAGTCCAAATAGATTCACATACTTGAATTAACCATATCATTATTTGGAGCATTTATAATCTCTTTAATTAGGTAGCTATATATAACACTTTATTGCAGGAAGAAATTAAGAATGAGTGGGATGTGATGACCTGATCAAGCAAAAAGAAAGTCCAAGCTCGAGGCATAGTGGAAGGGCGTGGCATAGCAGCAATAACAGCTGAAAATAGAGAGTAACCTGCACAAATGCCATTGGCATGCACCAGATACCTGCAACATCAAACACCCATCAACCAATATAAATCTTTCTCATCCTTTTCCTATATATTCTGATTCAGATCTaaaaaattcacaatattttgtACTGTTAACATTATAGCAGTTTCAATATTTGAGCCTAAAGTTCAACCAAAACTAAGTTAGATTCATCTTACACAATCTCCGCTTAAAACCCAATTATCCAAGCATGAGTGCTTCTAACTGTTAGAAAATGTCAACCAAAAACAAAGTATAAATCCAAATACTatgataaaaatcaaataattcataatatttaaccctttaaggGTTAAACAAAGTTAGAGTTGACGGAGTCCCTGGTCAAAGAATTAATTAATCCGTACTTTTAATCCTTAACAGAT
This portion of the Vigna unguiculata cultivar IT97K-499-35 chromosome 6, ASM411807v1, whole genome shotgun sequence genome encodes:
- the LOC114187549 gene encoding CASP-like protein 2A2, which encodes MEKTSVVEGSRSPMQMKMGDELEGNTNTLRTAETFLRLLPVGLCVSALVLMLKNSQQNQYGSVDYTDLGAFKYLVHANGICAGYSLFSAVIAAMPRPSTMPRAWTFFLLDQVLTYIVLAAGAVSTEVLYLAENGNTATTWSSACGSFGRFCNKVTASIVITFVAVFCYVLLSLISSYKLFTKYDAPAACRPTAPIEVAAFPG